The following nucleotide sequence is from Coffea eugenioides isolate CCC68of chromosome 3, Ceug_1.0, whole genome shotgun sequence.
ATAGTATGCGAATTCTTGGTTCACCAAATTACTGCCTTTTACTCCGGGAAAGGTAACTTTTGAAGTAACAATTACCAAAACTCTCCAATAGTGTCTACTAGCTTGAAAACAGGTGTTTCAAGGGGAAGCAAAACACAAgtgggtaaaaaaaaaaaaaaagcacatgAGATAATTAATGCCTCCCACGTTTGGTATATGTTTACAAGTATTAATTTGCAAAAGAAATATGAGCATAAAAATACAATTCGTGTAGCAGAGATACCAAAATTTTATGTCAATTGAAGCAATAAAAACATACAAAAATCATATATCAATTAATGCAATTAAAACATGggtctcatttttttttttataattaagtTTCTTACAACAAGAAAATtataaacagaaaaaaaataatttacttattatttgaaAGGAAAGAACCGAAGCATCAGTATTGCTTCTCGACTTTATGTTCATGTACGACTGCCATTAGTAATAAAAGGCAGCTAAAAAATTCTCCATCCGTCCCACTTAAAGtatcatatttttcattttggaatgtCTAAAAATGTACGGACTTCTTAATCCCAAAAGTCAAAGCATTTTGGGACGTCAAAGCACTAATATAGTCCCTCCCTTTAATATGTGCATGTTACCATTCAAatccaaattttaaatttgtaagAATGAGATTGAAAAGAGAAGCACAAACATCACAATCAAATCACTATTTTTAAAATGTTGAAATCCCAAACATGACAAATATATtaggacggagggagtaataacAATGAAAAGTATATTGGTCATAATTGTCATTTTCGGCTTACAAATTGTTTACACCGCAGATCCAGTTGACCTTAGAGTTTAATATATGGGACGGCAAACTTAGGGATGACATACGTACATTTTTAGTCCACCAACTCTTTGAAATAAATCAAGGCGGTCGATGAACAAAGCTGACTCGGGCTTCAGCAGTTTACGTCCAAGGTCACCACCTGGTTCATCCGATGGAGTTCCTGGTCCAAGTTTGTTCTTGACTATCTGCTAAGTTGTATTCGACACTGCTGCTACCATTTTTTCTATTTCACTCCAATGTAGTACAAATTGAAGCTGTATCGTGAACACCGAAGAAGGTGGTTCAATCATTTTAATTCTGGGTGTACAGAGGACATCATCAAACATGCCTCAACAATCTACAATCTGTACAAACTGACAAGTTAACTTCTAGAACACAAGGAGTATGAAACAAACGTTTCTGAAAGATTGAGCGTTCCTGAATGTAATTTCAAGGAAATAGGACCAACTGTTCACAAAAAGATTCTTTACACATTCCCGGAAAGGGGAcgaaagaaaaatatgagacaTGAAATTACAAGAACTATCCTTCTCCCGCTACAGAACATTTCGTCACGACAGAATAAATCTATAGCAGTTCTTCCATTATGAAGAACTAAAGCCTCAGTGCTTGTAGCACAAGGGTTCAATCCTGTCAATAGTAAGAGTGCTTTGGCATTGCAAACTCCTCTCACACGCTACATAAACACAATAACTGGGCATGAGGACAGAGGTTCTGATCCTTAAATCTGGCTTAGCATCGTTCGTCAGGACTAGATATTGGTAAAAACAATCCAGCTTATCCATATAGATAGTGGAATAGAACCCTGCAGACAAAAGCTAATTAgtatcatcaagaaaaatgtATCCAGCTTCTTACTTATTATAAAaatcatctttctttttcttttcctggaAATTGCTTTCCTACGGTTATCTCATATCTAGCTCCCTGATTAACTAGGACATCCAAGACATTTGAAACCTCCCATGTACACCTGATAGTGGCTCCACCATACACCTCAACTTTGACAACACTAGCAACTCAGGAAGATAAAAGTAACTTTAGTTCAGCAGATTGCATGCCTGCTTGCCTTATAGGAAAATAGTTGCATACTTATGAATATGTTTCTTGGTTTCTTAAATACCAGAAAGCAATGTCTTTCCTCAAGATCAAATAATTTAACCTCAAATCAAATAGAATTGAAATTTTTTCAGGAAGGGATTTCAATCGCATCCAAGATTTATGCAGGCAAATTAAGGATACAAGAGATACTTGCCTAAGCATATAGCAGAttacaagaaaagaaaccaCGAAACATACTACGAGTTTGCACATTCTTCGACTTGATTTCTTCTCAAACACCTATAACAGTAAGCTCAATCAAACTTAGCTTACGAAAGTTAAATTGAAGAAAAGTAGTACTAGGTGGTAGAATACCAATTAATTACCATTTTGAAACGAGCAATGGTTCCAGACATGATTCCTCTTGATGCATCCATATCATTTCCCTAAACAATTAATGACAAGTAAAACATTCTGATTCAATTGTAACTTTGAATAGTGAAAAAACTTTATGTACTGCAATTATATACCATTCGGCCCAAGAGGCGGTTATGACTTTCCACCTCCTCATGTACATCACCAGTAAGCTGTCAAATTTCAAAGCAATATGTATAAGTGTTGTTTGAATCATCAAAAAATGGACTAGAATCCAGAACTCTATACAATGAGAATAAAAAATGTACACAAGAACCGATGAGATATAGATTGCTATACCACTAcctcaaatataattcacaTATTTTACCCTCTATGTTCTCTGCAATCAATTGTACTTCCATGTTATCTTGCACAGGCTACCATAAATCAAATGCACAGAATACTTTGACACATTTTTGTAGATTATTGAAACTTACAACATTAAGCCAATAAGCAACCATCAAGCACAAGGAGTACATAGAAGAAATTCAATGTATATCATGCCTCTTAGACATTATGTGAACTAGACAAGATGGTAACCTTCTATAGAAATCCAAATACATGCATTAGCAATTGGCACAGAATGCCATGGGAAAAAACGTAACTTAGCGAATAGCTGTTACTTTCTGGGCGACTAAACATCAGACTAAAGCTTTGTTTGATAACTTAATTCAGTACTTAAACTTAATAGATTTAgatcttaatatgttcagatccatttgataaccaaaaattgaacatctgaattaattaagtggtactAAATTTCctaggcaaaacttgctcccaaaaactaagtgataaactattcactaagtgatacactcaaatatatttgatttaacatttaacaatttaataacttaatggattcagacttcatatttcagatttcagttttcaaacttcaattttatcaaacgcaccctaagTACATCATCTAGTGGTTTGGTCTAAAGACCACAGGTCCATTAAAAAAGCAATGATATCTGAGCTTGCCCCTATAAGTAAAAAAGCCTAAGAATTCTATTCGTTCTAAAGCCAATGGAACCGAACCATAGATTACGCAAAAGCAGTTCTTCTTGAGACCACTTTCAAAGAAAAGAGGTTCTATGTGAAGCACAGGATTAACAAAAGAATTGcaggaaaaagaaaacttaAATGAATATATTAGTTGTATCAAATTTACTCTTT
It contains:
- the LOC113765306 gene encoding bet1-like SNARE 1-2 isoform X3; its protein translation is MSHRRDQRSSRAALFDDIEEGGLRASSSRDVDEHGNEKAIESLQDRVSFLKRLTGDVHEEVESHNRLLGRMGNDMDASRGIMSGTIARFKMGSIPLSIWISWIVFTNI
- the LOC113765306 gene encoding bet1-like SNARE 1-2 isoform X2 codes for the protein MSHRRDQRSSRAALFDDIEEGGLRASSSRDVDEHGNEKAIESLQDRVSFLKRLTGDVHEEVESHNRLLGRMGNDMDASRGIMSGTIARFKMVFEKKSSRRMCKLVGSIPLSIWISWIVFTNI
- the LOC113765306 gene encoding bet1-like SNARE 1-2 isoform X1, whose amino-acid sequence is MSHRRDQRSSRAALFDDIEEGGLRASSSRDVDEHGNEKAIESLQDRVSFLKRLTGDVHEEVESHNRLLGRMGNDMDASRGIMSGTIARFKMVFEKKSSRRMCKLVVCFVVSFLVICYMLRVLFHYLYG